The sequence below is a genomic window from Sander lucioperca isolate FBNREF2018 chromosome 10, SLUC_FBN_1.2, whole genome shotgun sequence.
AATTCATTCTGCTCAACTCTGAGTTTAAGAGGTGTACACACAAGCATGATTTCATTACTGTACATCACAACTAGTTTGGAAGCCAATCGTGGTGCATTTCACGCAAATGTGGTGTGGAAACATGAAACCGATTGACTTTTCAGTGAAGTAGGAGATATCTTGTGCCCAGTaactaaactttaaaaaaaattcatagatTCTAGATATTTCAAGTAGATGTATCATTTCTAATAGCGGTTGAGTAGGTAATTTAACTTTTGAGGGAAAACAATATCAGATGCAAATTATTATTCAAAAAGTAAATATTTTTATGTCTCACAACATGTCTGGAGGGGATCTTTAATGTTTTGGTGATGGCCGTGGCAGCTGTGTGCAGcactgttaataatgtattttcCTGAGTGTATCATATTTTTTAAGTGATTTTTGCACCTGTTGAGATATTTAATGTCATAAAAGAACATCAAATGCTGATGTGTGTGAccctgatcttttttttttttttacagactcCAAATCTAAGTGCTTTAAAAGACACGCTTTAAACTATCTTCAGGAGATAGGAAATGGCTGGTTTGGAAAGGTAAGATGATCGCCTCTCATCTTGAGATATCATTGTGTTTTCATGTTCTAATATGATCCACGTCATAGCTTTTCTTTCCTCTGCTTTACTCACACTAGTTCTTTTACTGCTGGTCTGCTTCTCTTGGGCACTCTCCTATATTATTGCCCATTGATCTCTCCTAGGTGATTCTGGCTGAAGTGCTGTGTGACTGCAGCTCCTCTCAGGCCGTGGTAAAGGAGCTGCGTGTCAGTGCCAGCCCTCTGGAGCAGAGGAAGTTCTTGGCCGAGTCTGAGCCGTACAGGTGGGAGAAACTGCTGAAACTTGGGTAGCCATTTTGGAGGCAACTTTTGCTTAACAACAACCACTGTGGCCTATTTGATAATAGTAAGTTTATTATAACAGTAACACAAGTAGAGAAAAATATTCAAGTCATTGAAATGACTCTATGAAGTCCGCTCTATAGGAATCGATCTAACATtaactaacattagccaccataagctactggtcataccagaccaagtaaggCTGTATCAGCATAACATGACTGTATTTAGTCAATAAAAGGGTACATTTTATTGCTCATTAATTCACTTCAATTATTGATAAAATGAGAAACAATATGTCTAGCTTGAATTGTACCTTTTCACACtataaaaattgtgttttaatgttttgttgtgTACTTAGACAGTAATGTACCGCAGGTAGATGGTAATAACACTTGGTCTTGAAGATGGGCACTTAACCGACCTATTTAGTGTTTGACTTAGAATCTGAGTAGCATTTtggctgtcctctctctttaacacacacacacatgcgcacacgcacacacacacacacacacacacacacacacacacacacacacacacacacacacacacacacacacacacacacacacacacacacaaacaaacaaacacaaatatacaccCACAAAGAGTAATTTTCAAACATCTATATGCTGTTTACAACTCCTAACTCCTCTACTTTCATCTGTGTGATACAAAGACTGCCAGCTCATTACCATCGATCGATcgatcgatctatctatctatctatctatctatctatctatctatctatctatctatctatctatctatctatctatctctagaTAAATACTGCAATTTATCTTGTATCACTGTTTGTCTTTAACTGCCCTGTAATCTACCTGTTTATCTGGTTTCTCTCTTTCCCTTCAGGAGCCTTAAACATCCCAACATCCTTCAGTGTTTGGGGCAGTGCAGTGAGAACATCCCCTTCCTCCTGGTTATGGAGTTCTGTCAACTTGTGAGTACAAAGTGGGACATATCATGAaaaactcactcactcacatttGGGTATCTGGAGTGCCTACCGACCCACAaaccatgaaataaaacaacccAGTCAGTTTGTTGTGAGCTGCCTGTATCAGAAAACCTGGGATTTAACAAGCCGGATATATTCAGTCAGTATgagaaaatacaagtatgaccctgaaaatgagcatgatatgtctCTTTTAAATATTGGACAAAAGTGAAATGAATATTTCGTTGAAAAGGCCTGTGACTTAAAAGTAACTACATCATTATTGCAAACCCTGTAATGTGTCATTTTAAAGTAAGCATGGTACATcattttagtatttattttagtttcttttttcgatttgtttgtttacatttcacaatttgtgctgtgttttttgtcTCACTTTGAAAACAAAGTGCTAATTTCCATACCGCTTTTATTacttacaaatgctgttttATTGGCATGAAAGCTATTATGTTCCACCTCTGTAGCAGTTTTTCAATTTTGTTATAGTTGCACCAAATGTACTACTTACATTTGGTGCTTAATACTTAATACTTAATTTACCCCTTGTTTCAATGTAATTTTATGTGGGTATGTGCATATTGTTTGCTGCAGGAATGATAATTTATTAGAATTTTATTATATCCGGTTTCACTTAAATCTGCTTTGCATCGGTACAATCGGTTTGTTTTGCTTCCTTCAGCTGGCTTAATCACTGACTGATTAAGAAAACCATATGAGTGGACTCTCAGGCCAGACAAAGACACAAGCAGATCAATTACAGCAACACAGCAAGAGAAGCCAAACAACACTGGGGGCCTCGTAGACTGCTATTATCCTGTTTGATAAAGTCGCCTATTGTCCTTTCCTCACAGATATTTTCCATCCTTAGAATAGTCCTCATTTTATTTCCTTGCCCTTCCCGAAGCACAAATTACTAATACAAAGACTGCCAGCTCATTACCAATTCCCCTGCTGCTTTTGAGGCTCTGTGATGGAAAACACCTAAAAAGGGACTTATTTACTGCAGAAGTCATAAATATTCTCTTTGCCTATACAATGTTGCCAGCGAGTTTTATCTGTTTTAGGAGAAGGGCACAAGCACTTGGCACGCAGACTTATGGCCAAACTGGCATTAAGTCATCTTCTACTTAAGTCTGCATGCAATTCACTGCTTGTGTTATTGTTGTAATGTAAAATTAGGGTGACCTGAAGAGGTATCTGAGAGCCCAGCGCAAGTCAAATGGGATGACCCCTGACCTACCGACTCGGGACCTCTTGACTCTTCAGAGAATGGCTTTTGAGATCACCTCCGGTCTACtgcatctccatgacaacaacTACATCCACAGGTCAGTCGTGACTTCACCTCTGTACATTATCAGGGGACCCAAGTCTTTGAAAAGATTTGACCTCTTAGATAGATACAGTGTGTACCTCTGTCAATGTGGCTGATTGTCGGAGGGTGTATTCTATCCTCTGCAGTGATCTGGCTTTAAGAAACTGCCTGCTGACCTCAGACCTCACTGTTAGGATAGGCGACTATGGCCTTTCACACAACCATTATAAGGTACGTGGGTCTTTGCTTGTATTTCTCTGAAAAATTACACcaaacacattttacattttgggaaGCGTAAAAGCATTTCTTTTGTCATGCATACAATGACATAATAAAATGTTTCTTCAGTATAAAAACAATTCTTGTTTTATGTCTTTGTGAAGGAGGACTATTACCTAACTCCAGACAAGCTATGGATCCCACTACGCTGGATTGCTCCTGAGCTGCTGGAGGAGTACAGAGGATCTCTCATTGTTACTGACCAAACCAAGACCAGCAATGTGTGGTATGTTTCAGAGCTGTCACAGCTGTTTATACAAAGTGCAAATCAGGCTGGTTAGGGGTCAGGGTTAGGGTTGTCATCTATCTGGTGTCTGGTAGTAGTTTGTTAGGTACATCTGTACAATCTAATACTGTACAATCCAATGCACAGCTCAGCCATATATTAAATTTTTTGGTTGTGTTTATTGGTTGTGTTATAGGTTGTAGTTTGCAGTGGTGTTAAACTGCGCTGCATTATGttgaaatgtgttaaatgtgttGTGGGGTGGGCAAAACCTGAGAAACGCCTACGAGCTCAGTAAAAAACAGATTTACAGACTGAATTAACACCTTAGTTTGAACAAAAACTGGCCAATATGAGCTTTGTAAAGGTAGAATAGGTGGCAGAGATGTTGTACTGGATTACATTAGATTGAATAGATGTACCTTATAAAGTGGCCAAggattgtatattgtatatacatTGTTATGCTAGTCTCCATTGGTCTCATAGCATTGGTTTTCTTATTCACCTATTAAACCAGTATGGGCGAAAATAGACCAGCAGTGCTTATCAAAAAACAGCCCATACAACAAAACGCTTGTTCTCTGAGGAAAACAAAGTAAACTTCTTAATGCCTACGCCATTGAAATCTTTTTGAGGATGAGTGGTTCTGATCAGTGAATATATTGAAACTGCAAATAATCTGAAATGCTCTTTGTTGAGTCTTCTTTGTAGTCTCAGTTAGAGCTTTTATTTGGCTCAACTTAAATTCTTTTGAAGGTTGAATTGAAGCTGAAACACCAAGGCAGCTGTTTTGAAATGTTTCTCAAACAAATCATACCACAAATACTTACATAAGCCTACCTTATCAGTGTGACTTCAATTTTGCCAAAGCAGAATTTGAAAGTCCAGTAATATCAGATGGAGTGATGGAAGAACAAGAGCCCAAGCTGGACTGAACCCTCACCCTCTGGTATTACAACTCCACTtcaatttgttttgttgaatGAACCAACAAGAAAACATTGTGGGAACAAAACACACAAGTAGAGGAAGAGTACTCTTTGCTCTTACAGAGGCAATGGCAGCTTAAAGTCTCAGTCTTGTTTGATTTTAATTCAGAGCTCTGCATAAAACAAGGTGTTGCTGTAAAAGCATTACATAACAAATAACTAAGAGGTCTGTGAAGGTCTGTCTCTCACTATCTCTACATCTTCTTTTCCTCCAGGTCCATGGGGGTGGTTATTTGGGAGCTGTTTGAGTTTGGCTCTCAGCCCCACAGACACCTGAGTGACGAAGAGGTGCTGACCTTCGTCGTTAGGGAGAGACAGATCACCCTGGCCCAGCCCAGACTCAAACTCTCCCATGCAGACTACTGGTCAGTACTCATCCACTAAGTGGAGTTGTGCAGAAATGATGATAATGCCAATAGAAAGTGACAATGCCCTAATTCTGTCTCTCCAAACTTAATGTTTTTCTCTCCTGTCCTCAGGTATGAGATCATGCAGTCCTGCTGGCTACCTCCTTCTCAACGCCCTTCTGTAGCAGAGatattcctcctcctctcctccctcctggCCGCTGAGCGAGGAATGGCAAGAGGGAGTGTTGGggaagaagatgaagaggatGAGGAATATGAGGAGggcagaggaaggagaggggagagCGAGGAGTCGTTTGAAAGACGCTGGGACTTACTCCGTCCGCCTGCTTTCCAGACCGCAGCAAACGAGCGGCAAAGGGAGAGAGAGTACGGCAGGGAAGACAACTCCTACCCCCTACTGGACCCTGTGGGGAACTGTATCACTCCATCCTCGTCTGAACTGGATGACATCCTGACAGTGACTGAAACCAGCAAAGGCTTGAACTTTGAGTATTTTTGGGAAAAAGCTCATGCCAGACGAGGCTACAaacctcttcctccccctcagCCAATCCCGACTGTGAACAATAATCACAGACAGTCTTTGGACACTCCCACTGTGGTCCCAGTGATAAGCGCCCGAAGCCCCTCCCTCGCCAGCGAGTACTACATCAGATTAGAGGAGCACACTCCCCAGGATAAGTCGCCAACTCTTAAAGGGAAGACTCAGTCCTCTTTCCGCTCTGACTCGATCTGCCCTGGAGACATGGAACTGGTGGAGATTCGCAGTGGAATGCTGGGAAAAGACAGAGTCCCTTATTTTTCTTCTGACAAGTGTAGAAAGGGCCTCCAGACTGTCAGATCAAGCGAGGTTCAACTTCAGGTCCCCAACACAGGTGTGGCTGAATTCAGAGACGCTTCAAGCAGAGTGACTGACTTCTCAGTAGTTGATTTAGGGGACgatgatgaagaggagaagaggagtaGTGAGGCAGACAAAAAATCCTCCATTAGTTCTCAAGCCCCGGTCCTTCCTCCCAAGCCTCGTTCTATGTCCATGTTGTCAGCCAACCACATTCACTCGCGCCCCCTCCCCGCCCCTCCACTCGGTTATAGAGGACTGCCTCACTACACCATCAGTGGAAAAATCGAAACAGACCCCCATCACATGAGCAGCTGTCCATCTTCTACCTTTGATCACCTGGGGCTCCATCGGTCCCGTCAGACTCTACCCCCATCCCCGTCCCTCTCCCCTTCCCTTCCCCCATCGAGCCATCCCATTTACCCTCAATCTTCTCAAATGTGtcccccacccctccctcccCACTCCCAACCACAAAGAAGCTGCCCCAGCTACAGCACAGCAGACACTTATTCAAGTTACAGTAAGCCACAGATGCAGAGATCCAGAAGAGACCCACTATCCTGTGACTTGTCTGACAGAGAGGTTGGTAGCAGGCACTTAGCATCATTGCACAACTCCAGGGAGACTTCTCATTCTCGTGCAAAAGACTTTGACTCTCCCGTTCGTCGAGAAAACCCATTGCGCCCAATTTATCGCAATTTACCCCGCCCTCAGCCAACAAACCCCCAGCTTGACAGACAGTCTTCATCCAGTCCCACCTACTCAGATGAGGATGACTCTCCCTTCATGTCCCCTGAGAGACCCAGCGGTGGGACTACTGTCCCTCACTCCAGCCTATCTGAAGATGCAGACCCAGCCTGTGCCGAGCTCTTCTCCAGGGGAATGAAAAGGACTCAGTCACGCCTTGACACCATCCTGCCAGCCATTTGGAGGGAAGATGCTGAACTTCATGCAGAACGTGTGGCCGCTGCCAAGAAATCCCCCATGCATCTGTTTCTGACGGAGATATCTAGTGTGACGGAGTCTAGTGAGTCCAAGTCAGAGGCTTcatgggagggagagaaggaggagaaaagagatggagaaagaTGGGGAAATTTTGTGCTGCCCAACAGAGGGATGCGCCGCTCCCAGTCGCTGATCACAGAGCTGGGGTCAGCAGGACAGTCATGGGGGCCAGAGAAACGCAACAGGACAGGAGCTAAGGAGGATGATACAGTCACTAAAGAATCATTCCAGAGGGATCTTTTCCTCACAGAGATTGACACGGGAAGGATGGACACCGATCCGGCGGGAGGATCAGAAACTGATCCAGTAAAATACCTCTATCCTTCGGGATCCAGATTGCGGCCCTATGTCTGTGCTCCAGGCCTTCCCTCATACACTGAGGCTGAGGAAGCCTATTCAAAGGGTATACGGAGATcccgctctctcctctctgagaTCACCATTGGGAAGGAGGAGTCTGACCTGCAGCAGACTGAGAAGAAGCCCCGGAGAACAGAAATGACCAGGGAGGAGTTCCTGAAGGAGATCCAATCAGCAGAGACCTTCCTGACTGAAATAATATCTAGACAAAACGCTGCCACAAACCGAAAGGAAGCAGACTCATCTTACTCTCCTACTCCACTGTCTCCTGAATACGAGTCCATATGCATTGACCCAAGCTCCGCTCAAACCATCAGATTTCAGTCAGAGAGCTCCATACGAGCATCCAACAAAGGCAAAGATGAAACACCAGCTGAAGCTATCTATGCCCAAGTGACCAAGCGTGCTAAAAAGAGTGAGATAAAGGTTTCTATGAAACCTGAGATCCCAGTCCTGCATATAGGATCAAATAAACAACCTCTTAAACTGGACAGCGAAGGAAGCAATGCTGACCACTGCCAATCTGGTGAGTTTGTGTTTTCAGAAATCATGCCCAAAAATGGTCTCCTGCACAACCAAACACTTGCATGtcaaaaagaagaggaggagagttCAGACGGCCCAGCCTTACCTGCCAGAGGAGAAGAATCCAACACTGTGCTAAAGCATGAGAACAAATCACTAATTACAAAAGAAACAGATACACCAAAGGCTGCTGTTATAGGGAATGGTGAGTTAATGAAAGATGACCTACAGGCCCGCAGCCCTGAGAGAGGAGATCAAACATGCGGAAAGACAGATACCACATCATATGATCCTGACAAAGAAAAGTACCACACTGCAAAAGTTTCCAAAGTGGACTCTGAACACATCACAGCAGCTGATTTGGAGAATAATAAAAATTATGATGAGATGAAAAGAGAAAATTTACTTCAACACAATGACACTGGGCAAGAAAATCCCTGTCACATTGCAGAAGAGGCACCCACTCCTGCTGCCACTCCAACCACTCCAGACTGGGACCCATCCTCTGATGTCTCACTCATCACCCCCACCGACTCTGCCCTGTCACCTATGACTTCCAACTCAGCCGACTGTCTCACACCTAGTGACTCATGGACgagtggtggaggaggagtgggAAGCGGCGGGTGGCGAGCTCTGGGAAATGAAACACCGCATCGAGACTCTGCGTATTTCTCAGACAGTGACTGGGAGGGGGACGGGATGAGCAGGAGGAGCAGTGATGGACTCATTGCCTCCAGGCCAAGCAGCGGTCGAGGAGGGGATCGGGGAACACTGACAGGGATAGAGGAAAAaactgaggaggagggagagatgggagaaaaaagccCCTTAAGAAAGAGTATACAGATGTCAGATATCAAAAGTGAAATTGGAGAAACTGTTGAGATGTGTGAGGAAACGAGTACTCTATATCAATACGCTCCAGAGAATGCCGTCTCTCATCTAGGTGATGACCAAGATATTCTTAACAAAGGGCTGGAGTCAACACAGAAAGACGATTCTGGCATTTTCGAAAACAAGAGTAAAAAGTCAACCCTGCTGTGTGATGATCCGCAGGCCAAGGACTGTGTTGACTTAATTGATAAGTTGTTCTCAAAATTAGATGATGAGTCCCTGAAAAGGCTCCCACACAGCAGTGGGTATGCTGTAGACAACCACTATACAGATGGCATCATCTCCCAGATAACAGATTGCAAATACCAGGACTCTGCAGCGAACGATTTAAATCTACATTCCAAGAGCCTCGCTGAAACAAATATTTTGAGTGAGTCTGTATCTGGCAGCCAGTCAAATGATTGCGTGTTGAGGCCCAGCAACAAAGATTACACAAGTGTTACAGAGACGGATATTGATATCTCTTCAATGAACTCCCTCAAATGTGGAAATGACATTGTGGATTCTGTAACACCATCCCAAGTTGACAACAGAGAGTCAAGATTATCTAAACTGTACGGCATTCAAACCAGTGACGCCACACTCAGCGATGAAACCCCGTCAATAGTCGAGCCAAGCGATGATGGGAAGTCTGTCTATGATGAAGTAAGTGGTCTGATGTGTCCTTCTTGGGCCGAGGAGGGTGTTGAAGAGGCTGAGGGACGTGAAGAGAGGCCTGGTCTGGACCACAATGAGCTTGGCCTGAGAAACCTGCGCTGCTCAGACGGCAACGAGGACAAGAAGGTCACGACAGAGACGGAGAAACAGCTGGCTGCCGCAGAGCTGAGTAACGCCATGAAGGAAAAGTCACCCCTGAGAGGGGCAGCAAGTCAGATAGACTCTGCTAACAATGTGGATAAAGACTCCTGCGAGGGCCTGGATGTGAAGACTAAAGAGTTATGGAGCGCtatggaggaggatgaggaacgTACAGGATCTGCTGTCATTAGGGGAGAGTTTGACTGCCACCGTTTTTTACAGTCAAGGGACTTACGCTTGTGGCCTGATGAAAATGACCAGTGGGCCTCTCCAGAGAGGAGGTGCCAAGACATGGAACTGAGATCTGAATTTTTCTCTGGGTTCAGTAATAAGGCCTGGGAGGTGGGGGAGAGGCTTGTTGTAGGTCAGGAGTTTTGGGAGACGGAAGAAAACGATGAACTTGCAGGAAGTGAACTGCACCCTGCCATCTTGGAGGGCTGCGAAGAAACCTGGAATGATGAAACACAAGGACTCGCTGGTAATCTTGACATTAAGGCAAGGTGGGACTCAGCAGACGGCGATGACCAACAGGCTGTCCAAGTGGTAGACATACAACAGGAGGAAAATATTGAGAACCTCGGTGAACTTGGCAGTTTTAACAAAGATCTGAAAAGGGAAATCTCAGATATTGAAGTAGAGAATATAGAAATCCCAGAGCAGGAGCAAGCAGAGGGGCTGATTTTGTcatgcacagagacagacagggacagggaaggTCTGCTAGActccacagagacagaggaaaatcAAAATTTTAACAGATGGCCTCAGAATCACCTCTGCAAGATCCAAATAGAGGGACAGACATCTGCCGTGCATGTTGACGAAGTAACAGCCTCTAATTTAGAGAACTGTTTCAGTCACACTTTAGAGAGCTCAAATATATCTGTTTGCATCACCGAAGCTCCTTGTGAGAACTTTTCAGACCTGGAAAATGTTGAATCAGGCGCAGATTCAGAGGCTGAAATGAGATCATGGCTCGCTAGGCAATATACAGAAGAGAGAGTAAGCATTGTGAATGAAGAAGAGGATTATAGAGACATGCCCCTTCCCCCCAATCCCATCTCTTGTCCCAGTGAACTTGATGAGCAGGAGGAGATAGATCAGTCATATCCACAAGTAGACAATTTCAGCTCAGTAGATTTTCCTAGTCCTCCACCAAGCATAGACCTTGATATGCAAGATGATAAATTGGAGAGTTTAGACGACTCTTTTCCTAGTCCACCACCATCTGTTGTAGAGGCAGAGGAGTTTATTAGTCACATTAATCTAGAAGACTTTATTGCCAGCGCTGAGACAGAGACGTATATTTCCCCAAATCACAGCACAAATGTCTCAGAGCCACATCTGCAAGAATCACCACCTGCTCCAACTCAAAGTAAAGGGATCTCAGCCAATCTGAACCTTCCCTCTGTGCATATAACACTGGCCGATGAGAGCGATCTTACACCCAACGTACAGGATGAACATTATAATCTGTTCCAGAAAACATCATCTGCCAGTCCATCTTCACCCCAAGTTCCCCTCAACAATCTCCCAGAATTACTGATTTCTGAGTGGAAAGATTTGGATGAGGAGCCCCTGGAGGATTTTGAAAAACTGGAACAACTGTGCTGCATATCTGGGGACGAGGAGGACTCTCTGGGTGACCTTTTTCTGGGGAACCTGGAGCTCCTAGAGTCTTTAAAGAAAACACCTGAGCAGAAGAGCAGCAGTGTTGGTGATAGTGATACAGGTGAGGAGATATGTGGCTCTTCTACTCCTGAGGGGAGTAGGGTAGATATGAAGGAGGACAGGATCTCTGATAACTCTGATAAACTGGCGGAGCCTGCACCAAATCTGATCCTGGATTTTCAAGAGGAGAAGAATGACAGGCAGAGATCACCAGGCAAAACATCTGATGTCAAAGACCAGGGATCTCTCTCTAAGATGACAACAAAGAATGGCCTCATGATGCAGGTGAGCATGttttcttgtgttttgtttgttgtaaGAGTGCTCCCTGTATTACCTATCTTACCTTTCTCATCCttctttattgttttgtttttgttgctccAGGTGTGTGAGGAGAGGCTGCAGTTCTCCCTCagtgaaaatgtgaaaacaaatgtGCTCTGGGGGTCTACTGTTAAAGACACGGTGATGCTCCGGCCCTGGGGGGAACAAATCACAGAGAACAGCAGCGAGCTGGTCACTGTGAAAGAACAACAAGAGGATGAAAGGTATGAAGGAGGCTGAACTTGGAAATCTGAGTTTATGTTAAAGGGTCGATTCACCCAAATTACTATTCATTATTTTCTTACTTTCCTTTATAGTGGTATCTTATGGAGCCCTCAAAGTCCTGAAAGATGTTTCCCCCCCCCCTGTTATTTACAAAAAACTAACAGGAATACTATCTACTTTTAAATTGTCAATTTTCAAAGCTGTGAGCAGcacaaattaaatgaaaaagagattaataataaaaaacctggacaaataaaacccaaactatctgcatggctagataccacaagggttaagtgaaaaaaatatgtttcggtgaactgaccctttaatattcatgttttaattcgttgttttttgtgtgtgttttgttgtagCGAAGAGGAGCAGGAAAGTTGCCCCAGCATTAAGTCCCACACCAAGTCTGATGAAACTAAAGCTGAGCCGCTCACTGTGATTGAACAACCTGAGGTCACAACCCCTCAACCTACTGCAAACCAGGCCATGAAAGGTAACCTTAGTGTTGCACGGATTGCTTATATTTATGACTTAGATCATTAAATACAAACTGcgacattttgtttgtttttgtatcaaAGTTTGTTCCCCCACCATTTTGCCATGCCTCACCACAGCCTAATGTTAAGCTGAATTAAGgccttaaggctgttttatgcttctgcgtcgaatcgacggcgtacccccgcatacctctctgcgtctacgccggaccctacgccgtagcctgacgtgcacctcttgaaaaatgtaaccacaCGTCGTTTTtcgtttgttttttaaaacaggATACAGAAAACTatgtaaaaagaagaaaactaaaaagaaaaacaaactagtGCATATTTAAGTAAATATCTTTAAtctaaagaaagagaggaaacaaaTAGTGGATGTCAGTAACCCCTTAGTCTGTAAAAGGTCTGCAAACTTTCATCCAAATTTTCTGACTGGGACGAGGTAAACTCTCTTGTGACATCTCTTCCCTACTCTCATTTTCACAGCAAAACTAGCTCGTCTGTCTCTCGCCCTCCCTCCTCTTGCTCTGACTCTTCCCCTCACCCCCACTGGTAAAGGAGGATTTGGGGATGGTGCGATTGGAAATCGGATCGGAAGACGGAGAGGTCTGTCCTC
It includes:
- the si:dkey-40m6.8 gene encoding uncharacterized protein si:dkey-40m6.8 isoform X3, whose translation is MEFCQLGDLKRYLRAQRKSNGMTPDLPTRDLLTLQRMAFEITSGLLHLHDNNYIHSDLALRNCLLTSDLTVRIGDYGLSHNHYKEDYYLTPDKLWIPLRWIAPELLEEYRGSLIVTDQTKTSNVWSMGVVIWELFEFGSQPHRHLSDEEVLTFVVRERQITLAQPRLKLSHADYWYEIMQSCWLPPSQRPSVAEIFLLLSSLLAAERGMARGSVGEEDEEDEEYEEGRGRRGESEESFERRWDLLRPPAFQTAANERQREREYGREDNSYPLLDPVGNCITPSSSELDDILTVTETSKGLNFEYFWEKAHARRGYKPLPPPQPIPTVNNNHRQSLDTPTVVPVISARSPSLASEYYIRLEEHTPQDKSPTLKGKTQSSFRSDSICPGDMELVEIRSGMLGKDRVPYFSSDKCRKGLQTVRSSEVQLQVPNTGVAEFRDASSRVTDFSVVDLGDDDEEEKRSSEADKKSSISSQAPVLPPKPRSMSMLSANHIHSRPLPAPPLGYRGLPHYTISGKIETDPHHMSSCPSSTFDHLGLHRSRQTLPPSPSLSPSLPPSSHPIYPQSSQMCPPPLPPHSQPQRSCPSYSTADTYSSYSKPQMQRSRRDPLSCDLSDREVGSRHLASLHNSRETSHSRAKDFDSPVRRENPLRPIYRNLPRPQPTNPQLDRQSSSSPTYSDEDDSPFMSPERPSGGTTVPHSSLSEDADPACAELFSRGMKRTQSRLDTILPAIWREDAELHAERVAAAKKSPMHLFLTEISSVTESSESKSEASWEGEKEEKRDGERWGNFVLPNRGMRRSQSLITELGSAGQSWGPEKRNRTGAKEDDTVTKESFQRDLFLTEIDTGRMDTDPAGGSETDPVKYLYPSGSRLRPYVCAPGLPSYTEAEEAYSKGIRRSRSLLSEITIGKEESDLQQTEKKPRRTEMTREEFLKEIQSAETFLTEIISRQNAATNRKEADSSYSPTPLSPEYESICIDPSSAQTIRFQSESSIRASNKGKDETPAEAIYAQVTKRAKKSEIKVSMKPEIPVLHIGSNKQPLKLDSEGSNADHCQSGEFVFSEIMPKNGLLHNQTLACQKEEEESSDGPALPARGEESNTVLKHENKSLITKETDTPKAAVIGNGELMKDDLQARSPERGDQTCGKTDTTSYDPDKEKYHTAKVSKVDSEHITAADLENNKNYDEMKRENLLQHNDTGQENPCHIAEEAPTPAATPTTPDWDPSSDVSLITPTDSALSPMTSNSADCLTPSDSWTSGGGGVGSGGWRALGNETPHRDSAYFSDSDWEGDGMSRRSSDGLIASRPSSGRGGDRGTLTGIEEKTEEEGEMGEKSPLRKSIQMSDIKSEIGETVEMCEETSTLYQYAPENAVSHLGDDQDILNKGLESTQKDDSGIFENKSKKSTLLCDDPQAKDCVDLIDKLFSKLDDESLKRLPHSSGYAVDNHYTDGIISQITDCKYQDSAANDLNLHSKSLAETNILSESVSGSQSNDCVLRPSNKDYTSVTETDIDISSMNSLKCGNDIVDSVTPSQVDNRESRLSKLYGIQTSDATLSDETPSIVEPSDDGKSVYDEVSGLMCPSWAEEGVEEAEGREERPGLDHNELGLRNLRCSDGNEDKKVTTETEKQLAAAELSNAMKEKSPLRGAASQIDSANNVDKDSCEGLDVKTKELWSAMEEDEERTGSAVIRGEFDCHRFLQSRDLRLWPDENDQWASPERRCQDMELRSEFFSGFSNKAWEVGERLVVGQEFWETEENDELAGSELHPAILEGCEETWNDETQGLAGNLDIKARWDSADGDDQQAVQVVDIQQEENIENLGELGSFNKDLKREISDIEVENIEIPEQEQAEGLILSCTETDRDREGLLDSTETEENQNFNRWPQNHLCKIQIEGQTSAVHVDEVTASNLENCFSHTLESSNISVCITEAPCENFSDLENVESGADSEAEMRSWLARQYTEERVSIVNEEEDYRDMPLPPNPISCPSELDEQEEIDQSYPQVDNFSSVDFPSPPPSIDLDMQDDKLESLDDSFPSPPPSVVEAEEFISHINLEDFIASAETETYISPNHSTNVSEPHLQESPPAPTQSKGISANLNLPSVHITLADESDLTPNVQDEHYNLFQKTSSASPSSPQVPLNNLPELLISEWKDLDEEPLEDFEKLEQLCCISGDEEDSLGDLFLGNLELLESLKKTPEQKSSSVGDSDTGEEICGSSTPEGSRVDMKEDRISDNSDKLAEPAPNLILDFQEEKNDRQRSPGKTSDVKDQGSLSKMTTKNGLMMQVCEERLQFSLSENVKTNVLWGSTVKDTVMLRPWGEQITENSSELVTVKEQQEDESEEEQESCPSIKSHTKSDETKAEPLTVIEQPEVTTPQPTANQAMKAKLARLSLALPPLALTLPLTPTGKGGFGDGAIGNRIGRRRGLSSGSDPDDEEEDEQEDERSRRVIVVTETDVDKRVGLRSLLKSPKEPMDREKDRGRNVSFFDDVTIYLFDQETPTNELSSSAPTSPAPVSVKSTKLDLRGPNIKSKESKRKEDLSIKPRSPVGAKPSSRFTVSPANDPHMV